CGTGGTACGCGCCGACGGACACGCACGACCCGGGGGGAATCGGGGGGCGGCGGATCTCCAATGCGCACGAGTGAGTGCCGTATCGTCCCTTTCGGTTCCCTCGTGCACGACCCCAGCTTCACATCACCGCGGTGCCGGGGAAGGATCCGGTTCACCGCCTGAGTCCTGGAGAAGGCGAGGACTTGAGCATGGGATCCACTTCCGCCGAGCACAGTTCCCCCAAGACCGGCACCGACGGGTACACCACCCCCTCGGGAGTCGGCCGCCGCGACCTGATCAGGCGCTCCGCGGCGCTCGGCCTCGTCTCCGTTCCCGCCATGGGCTTCCTCTCCGCGTGTGCCAGCGGCGGCGGGGGCGGCGAGGAGAAGGCCAAGGCGGGCAAGAAGACCGACAAGAACCCGCTCGGCGTCAACGACACCGCCCAGATGGAGTTCGTCCTCTTCGACGGCGGCTTCGGCAAGGAGTACGCCGAGGACGCGGTCAAGATCTACGAGAAGGACTTCCCGAAGGCGAAGGTCAAGTTCTCCGCCACCCAGAAGATCCAGTCCACCCTGCAGCCCCGCTTCAACGGCGGCACCCCGCCGGACCTCATCGACAACTCCGGCGCCGAGCAGATGGACATGGGCGTCCTCGTCGGCAAGAACCAGCTCGCCGACATCACCCCGCTGCTCGACGCCCCGTCCTACGACGACCCGAGCAAGAAGGTCCGCGACACGCTGCGCCCCGGCATCGTCGAGATGGGCCAGTTCGACGGCAAGCCGGTGTGGATCATGTACTACGCCTACACCGTCTACGGCGTCTGGTACTCCCAGAAGGCGCTGGACTCGCTCGACGCGACGTACCCGGAGACCTGGGACGACATGCTCGCGGTGTGTGCGAAGGCGAAGAAGAAGGGCATGGCCGGCTGGACCTACGCCGGCAAGTACCCCTACTACATTCCCTTCTCGCTCTACCCGATGATCGGCAAGGTCGGCGGCCGCGAGGTCCTGGACGCCATCGACAACCTGGAGCCCAACGCCTGGAAGCACCCGGCCGTCAAGGCCTGTTTCGAGGCGTACTACGAGCTCCAGCAGAAGGGCTACATCCTCAAGGGCACGCCCGGTCTGGACCACATCCAGTCGCAGACCGCCTGGGCCAAGGGCGAGGCGCTGTTCATCCCGAACGGCTCCTGGGTGGAGAACGAGTCCGCCAACGTCATCCCCAAGGACTTCGACCTCGCGGTCTCCGCGCCCACCGGCATCGACTCCTCCGACAAGATGCCCTTCGGCACCATCTGGGCCTCCGGCGGCGAGCCGTTCATCGTCCCGGCCAAGGCCAAGAACGGCGCGGGCGGCATGGAGCAGCTGCGCATCATGCTCAGCGAGGCCTCGTCGAAGAACTTCACCTCCAAGGTCAAGTCGCTCACCGCGTTCAACGGCGGCACCGACGGCATCTCCCTGACGCCGGGTCTGAAGTCCGGTGTCGCGGCGCTGGACAAGGCCGGCGACAACGTGGTGAACCCGCGGATGCAGGACTGGTACGTGAAGCTCCAGAAGGAGCAGATCGGCGTCTCCGGGCTCGGCGAGATGATGGCCGGCCGGGCCACCCCGGCGGAGACCATCAAGAAGATCCAGGGCTACGCCGACGCCGCCGCCAAGGACGACTCGATCAAGCACTACAAGCACCAGTAAGCGGCACGCTCAGCACACCGGTGCCGCCGCCGGTGACACCCCTTCGCGGGCGTCACCGGCGGCGGCGCCCGCCCAGAGACCGAGGTCGGTGGCAATGCAGCACGGCAAGTACCGGTTCATCGTGGGGTTCCTCGCGCTGCCCCTGGGGCTGTACGCGCTCTTCGTGATCTGGCCGTTCATCCAGTCCATCTACTACTCGTTCACGGACTGGACCGGCCTGAGTCCCGAGTTCAAGACCGTCGGCTTCGACAACTACACGAAGATGTTCCACGACGACATCTTCTGGAAGTCGCTGGAGCACAGCCTGCTCTTCGCGGTGCTGCTGCCGGTGGTGACGATCAGTCTGGCGCTGTTCCTCGCCTTCATGATCAACGTGGGCGGGCGGCGCCGCCGCGGCGGTCCGGCCATCACCGGGGTGCGCGGCTCCTCGTTCTACAAGATCGTGTACTTCTTCCCGCAGGTGCTGTCCATCGCCATCGTGGCGTTGCTGTTCGCCTTCGCGTACAACCCGGACAGCGGGGCGATCAACTCGGTGTTCCGCGGCCTCGGGCTCGACAGCCTCCAGCCGCTCTGGCTGGGCGACCCCAACCTCGCGCTGTGGTGCGTGATGGCGGTGCTCGTCTGGTCCACCGTGGGCTTCTTCGTCGTCCTCTTCTCCGCCGGAATGGCCTCCATCCCGGCGGATCTCTACGAGGCGGCGCTGCTGGACGGGGCCGGCCGCGCGAGCACCTTCTTCCGGATCACCCTGCCGCTGCTGTGGGACACCGTGCAGTCCGGCTGGGTCTACATGGGCATCCTCGCGCTCGGCGCCGAATCGTTCGCGGTCGTACAGATCATGACGACCGGACCGGGCGGTCCCGACTATTCGACCACCGTGCTGGTCCTGTACGTCTACCAGAAGGCCTTCCGTGACGGTCAGGCCGCCTACGCAACCACGATCGGTGTCGCCCTGCTCGTCGTCACGCTGCTGTTCGCGGCGGTCGTGATGCGGCTGGGCCGGCGCGAGCGGCTGGAGTTCTGAGAGCCATGAAGACGACCGAGACCCCCGCCCCCGTACCGGCCGAGTCCGGTGTCACCGTGACCAGGGCCGACCGCCCCGCCGCCAAGCCGCCCAAGGAGCGCAAGGAGGGCGGTGTCCTCAACGTCTTCTCGCACGGCATGCTCGTGCTGTGGGCGGTCATGGTGGTGATGCCGCTGCTCTGGGCGGTGATGACGTCCTTCAAGGACGACAAGTCCATCTTCTCCTCGCCCTGGGCGCTGCCGGACACGCTGCACTTCGACAACTGGTCGCGCGCCTGGACCGACGCCCACATGGGCGATTACTTCTTCAACACCATTCTGGTGGTGGGCGGTTCACTGATCGGCACGCTGGTGCTCGGCTCGATGGCGGCGTACGTGCTGGCCCGCTTCGAATTCCCGGGCAACCGGTTCATCTACTACCTGTTCATCGGCGGCATGAGTTTCCCGATCATGCTCGCGCTGGTCCCGTTGTTCTACGTGGTGAACAACATGGGCCTGTTGAACACGATTCACGGACTGATCCTGGTCTACATCGCCTATTCGCTGCCGTTCACGGTCTTCTTCCTGACCGCGTTCTTCCGTACCCTGCCCACGTCGGTGGCGGAGGCGGCCTTCGTGGACGGTGCCTCGCACACCCGTACGTTCTTCCAGATCATGCTGCCGATGGCCAAGCCCGGCCTGGTCAGCGTGGGAATCTTCAACTTCCTGGGCCAGTGGAACCAGTACATGCTGCCCACCGTGCTCAACACCGACCCCGACAAGCGGGTCCTCACCCAGGGGCTGGTCCAGCTCGCCGCGAGCCAGGGCTACAAGGGTGACTGGTCCGGACTCTTCGCCGGCCTCGTGATGGCGATGCTGCCGGTCCTCGCGGCGTACATCGTCTTCCAGCGGCAGGTGGTACAGGGGCTGACGGCGGGTGCCCTGAAGTAGCCGAACCCCCCTCTGAAGAGGGAGAACGCCGCCGAGCGCCCCGGCGCCCGACCGTCGTGACGCGCCGCCCCCGGCCCCCGGGGGCGGCTTCGCGGCGTGTCCCGCCCCGGTGGCCGGTCGCGTGTCGAAACGGTTCAACCTCTTGACGGGAGGCAACCCGAACGGCTCAGCTTAGAGTTCACTAGTTGGACACGGACGGGGCCTCGCCGAAGCGGTCCCGCGCGCAGGAGGTCGTCGTGGAGACTCCAGGGTCGCAGTCGTCGCTGCACCGAGCCAACCTGGAGCGGGTCGTACGTGCCGTACGCCTGGCCGGGTCGCTCACGCAGGCGGAGATCGCGAGGACCACGGGTCTGTCCGCGGCGACGGTCTCCAACATCGTGCGGGAACTGAAGAACGGCGGCACGGTCGAGGTCACCCCCACCTCGGCCGGCGGCCGCCGGGCCCGCAGCGTCTCGCTCAGCGGGGACGCCGGCATCGTCATCGGCGTCGACTTCGGCCACACCCACCTGCGCGTCGCCATCGGCAACCTGGCCCACCAGGTGCTCGCCGAGGAGGCCGAACCGCTGGACGTGGACGCCTCCGCCCCCCAGGGCTTCGACCGGGCCGAGGAGGTCGTCAGCAGGCTGATCGAGGCGACCGGCGTGGACCGCGCCAAGATCGCCGGCGTCGGCCTCGGCGTGCCCGGGCCGATCGACGTGGAGTCGGGCACCCTGGGCTCCACCGCCATCCTGCCGGGCTGGACCGGCGCCCGCCCCGCCGAGGAGCTCC
The DNA window shown above is from Streptomyces sp. NBC_00670 and carries:
- the ngcE gene encoding N-acetylglucosamine/diacetylchitobiose ABC transporter substrate-binding protein; its protein translation is MGSTSAEHSSPKTGTDGYTTPSGVGRRDLIRRSAALGLVSVPAMGFLSACASGGGGGEEKAKAGKKTDKNPLGVNDTAQMEFVLFDGGFGKEYAEDAVKIYEKDFPKAKVKFSATQKIQSTLQPRFNGGTPPDLIDNSGAEQMDMGVLVGKNQLADITPLLDAPSYDDPSKKVRDTLRPGIVEMGQFDGKPVWIMYYAYTVYGVWYSQKALDSLDATYPETWDDMLAVCAKAKKKGMAGWTYAGKYPYYIPFSLYPMIGKVGGREVLDAIDNLEPNAWKHPAVKACFEAYYELQQKGYILKGTPGLDHIQSQTAWAKGEALFIPNGSWVENESANVIPKDFDLAVSAPTGIDSSDKMPFGTIWASGGEPFIVPAKAKNGAGGMEQLRIMLSEASSKNFTSKVKSLTAFNGGTDGISLTPGLKSGVAALDKAGDNVVNPRMQDWYVKLQKEQIGVSGLGEMMAGRATPAETIKKIQGYADAAAKDDSIKHYKHQ
- a CDS encoding carbohydrate ABC transporter permease; the encoded protein is MQHGKYRFIVGFLALPLGLYALFVIWPFIQSIYYSFTDWTGLSPEFKTVGFDNYTKMFHDDIFWKSLEHSLLFAVLLPVVTISLALFLAFMINVGGRRRRGGPAITGVRGSSFYKIVYFFPQVLSIAIVALLFAFAYNPDSGAINSVFRGLGLDSLQPLWLGDPNLALWCVMAVLVWSTVGFFVVLFSAGMASIPADLYEAALLDGAGRASTFFRITLPLLWDTVQSGWVYMGILALGAESFAVVQIMTTGPGGPDYSTTVLVLYVYQKAFRDGQAAYATTIGVALLVVTLLFAAVVMRLGRRERLEF
- a CDS encoding carbohydrate ABC transporter permease, which produces MKTTETPAPVPAESGVTVTRADRPAAKPPKERKEGGVLNVFSHGMLVLWAVMVVMPLLWAVMTSFKDDKSIFSSPWALPDTLHFDNWSRAWTDAHMGDYFFNTILVVGGSLIGTLVLGSMAAYVLARFEFPGNRFIYYLFIGGMSFPIMLALVPLFYVVNNMGLLNTIHGLILVYIAYSLPFTVFFLTAFFRTLPTSVAEAAFVDGASHTRTFFQIMLPMAKPGLVSVGIFNFLGQWNQYMLPTVLNTDPDKRVLTQGLVQLAASQGYKGDWSGLFAGLVMAMLPVLAAYIVFQRQVVQGLTAGALK